A section of the Macaca thibetana thibetana isolate TM-01 chromosome 10, ASM2454274v1, whole genome shotgun sequence genome encodes:
- the SDC4 gene encoding syndecan-4, giving the protein MAPARLFALLLLFVGGVAESIRETEVIDPQDLLEGRYFSGALPDDEDVVGPGQESDDFELSGSGDLDDLEDSTISPEVIHPLVPLDNHIPGKAGSGSQVPTETKKLEENEVIPKRISPIETSEDVSNKVSMSSTMQGSNIFERTEVLAALIVGGVVGILFAVFLILLLMYRMKKKDEGSYDLGKKPIYKKAPTNEFYA; this is encoded by the exons ATGGCCCCCGCCCGTCTGTTCGCGCTGCTGCTGCTCTTCGTAGGCGGAGTCGCCGAGTCG ATCCGAGAGACTGAGGTCATCGACCCCCAGGACCTCCTAGAAGGCCGATACTTCTCCGGAGCCCTACCAGATGATGAGGATGTAGTGGGACCCGGGCAGGAATCTGATGACTTTGAGCTGTCTGGCTCTGGAGATCTGG ATGACTTGGAAGACTCCACGATCAGCCCTGAAGTTATCCATCCCTTG GTGCCTCTAGATAACCATATCCCTGGGAAGGCAGGGTCTGGGAGCCAAGTCCCCACTGAAACCAAGAAACTGGAGGAGAATGAGGTTATTCCCAAGAGGATCTCACCCATTGAAACAAGTGAGGATGTGTCTAACAAGGTGTCCATGTCCAGCACTATGCAGGGCAGCAATATCTTTGAGAGAACGGAGGTCCTGGCAG ctCTGATTGTGGGTGGCGTCGTAGGCATCCTCTTTGCCGTCTTCCTGATCCTCCTGCTCATGTACCGTATGAAGAAGAAGGATGAAGGCAGCTATGACCTGGGCAAGAAACCCATCTACAAGAAAGCCCCCACCAATGAGTTCTACGCGTGA